One genomic window of Channa argus isolate prfri chromosome 5, Channa argus male v1.0, whole genome shotgun sequence includes the following:
- the ipo9 gene encoding importin-9 yields MSVGSARAGSAAGPVQQGLKEALIETLTAILSPAQEVRAAAEEQVKVLEVTEEFGVHLAELTVDRQGALAIRQLASVILKQYVETHWCSQSEKFRPPETTDQAKAAIRELLPNGLRESISKVRSSIAYAVSAIAHWDWPEAWPQLFTLLMEMLVSGEVSAVHGAMRVLTEFTREVTDTQMPLVAPVILPEMYKIFSMAEVYSIRTRSRAVEIFTTCANLICAIEELEKGAAKALIFPVVQQFTEAFVQALQMPDGPSSDSGLKMEVLKGVTALVKNFPKPMVSSMQQILPIVWNTLTESAAFYVRTEVNYTEEVDDPVDSDGEVLGFENLVFSIFEFVHTLLENNKFKSTVKKALPELIYYIILYMQITEDQIKVWTANPQQFVEDEDDDTFSYSVRISAQDLLLAVAAEFQNESAAALAAAATKHLQEAEQARNSGNEHWWKIHEACMLALGSVKTIITENVKNGRIQFDMHGFLASVILADLNLAASPFLLGRALWAASRFTAAMSPELIQQFLQATVSGLHDSQPPSVRISAVRAIWGYCDQLKLSESTHVLQPFLPSILEGLVQLAAQFSSEVLTLVMETLCIVCTVDPAFTTSAENKICPLTIAIFLKYNNDPVVASLAQDIFKELAQIEGCQGPMQMRLIPTLISIMQAPPDKIPSGLCATSIDILTTVVRNTKPPLSEMLVCQAFPVVAQCTLRTDDNTIMQNGGECLRAYVSVALEQIAQWRDEQGNSGLWYVMQVVNQLLDPRTSEFTAAFVGRLVSTLISRAGTELGEQLDQILRAILSKMQQAETLSVMQSLIMVFAHLVHSQLEPLLEFLCSLPGPTGKPALEFVMTEWMSRQHLFYGQYEGKVSTVALCKLLQHGLNTDDKRLQDIAVKGEEIFNPEDGIRTRSKSAKNPDQWTNIPLLVKIFKLIINELSTVVEANASRANPADWSQDSSGMWEEQEEEEGEDEEDEDEGLAGQLLSDLIASNKYDDDYYEDDEEDDPDALKDPIYQIDLQAYLTDFLTQFAQQPCYSMFSGHLNNTERQTLQSIGL; encoded by the exons ATGAGCGTAGGTAGTGCCCGAGCCGGTTCGGCCGCCGGCCCGGTCCAGCAGGGACTAAAAGAGGCTCTCATTGAGACACTGACGGCCATCCTGTCCCCGGCTCAAGAAGTACGCGCTGCCGCGGAGGAGCAGGTCAAAGTGCTGGAAGTGACAGAGG AATTTGGCGTCCACCTTGCAGAACTTACCGTTGATCGTCAGGGAGCCCTCGCCATCCGTCAG TTAGCATCAGTCATCCTGAAACAGTATGTGGAAACACACTGGTGCTCGCAGTCTGAGAAATTTAGGCCTCCTGAAACCACAGATCAG GCTAAAGCTGCCATCAGGGAGCTGTTGCCAAATGGTCTGCGAGAGTCGATCAGTAAGGTGCGCTCCAGTATAGCCTATGCTGTGTCAGCTATCGCCCACTGGGACTGGCCTGAGGCCTGGCCGCAGCTCTTCACCTTGCTAATGGAGATGCTGGTTAGTGGAGAAGTCAGTGCTGTGCACGGTGCCATGAGGGTCCTCACCG AGTTTACTCGTGAGGTGACAGATACACAGATGCCACTGGTTGCTCCAGTCATCTTACCTGAAATGTACAAGATCTTCTCTATGGCTGAG GTTTACAGTATTCGTACCCGCTCAAGAGCAGTGGAGATATTCACCACCTGTGCCAACCTTATCTGCGCTATTGAAGAACTTGAAAAG GGTGCAGCCAAAGCACTGATCTTCCCTGTGGTGCAGCAGTTCACAGAAGCATTTGTGCAGGCTCTGCAGATGCCTGATGGACCCTCTTCTGATAGTGGTCTCAAGATGGAGGTCCTCAAG GGAGTAACAGCATTGGTGAAGAACTTCCCAAAACCCATGGTTTCCTCCATGCAGCAGATATTACCTATTGTGTGGAACACACTGACTGAAAGTGCAGCATT TTATGTCAGAACAGAGGTAAACTACACAGAGGAAGTGGATGACCCAGTAGATTCAGATG ggGAAGTTTTAGGTTTCGAGAACCTGGTTTTTAGCATCTTTGAGTTTGTCCATACACTACTGGAGAACAACAAATTTAAGAGCACAGTGAAAAAAGCCCTACCTGAACTGATCTACTACATCATCCTGTACATGCAGATCACCGAGGATCAG ATCAAAGTGTGGACAGCTAACCCCCAGCAATTTGtagaggatgaggatgatgacaCTTTCTCCTACTCTGTCAGGATCTCTGCTCAGGACCTGCTGCTG GCTGTTGCTGCAGAGTTTCAGAATGAGAGTGCAGCAGCattggcagcagcagcaaccaAACACCTTCAGGAAGCAGAGCAGGCCAGAAACAGTGGCAATGAGCACTG GTGGAAGATTCATGAGGCCTGTATGTTGGCCCTTGGTTCAGTCAAAACCATCATTACAGAGAACGTCAAGAATGGTCGTATCCAGTTTGACATGCATGGTTTCCTGGCCAGCgttatccttgctgatctcaaCCTGGCTG CATCTCCGTTCCTCCTTGGTCGGGCTTTATGGGCAGCCAGTCGCTTCACAGCAGCCATGTCTCCTGAACTCATCCAACAGTTCCTCCAGGCCACTGTCAGCGGGCTTCATGACAGCCAGCCACCCTCTGTCCGCATCTCTGCGGTCAGGGCCATCTGGGG GTACTGTGATCAGCTGAAGCTGTCAGAAAGCACACATGTCCTACAGCCCTTCCTCCCCAGCATCCTAGAGGGACTGGTGCAACTGGCTGCTCAGTTCAGCTCGGAGGTGCTCACTCTCGTCATGGAGACATTGTGCATCGTCTGCACCGTTGATCCAGCCTTCACCACCAGCGCCGAGAACAAGATCTGCCCCCTCACTATTGCGATTTTCCTTAAATATAACAATG ACCCAGTGGTGGCGTCTCTGGCTCAGGACATCTTCAAGGAGCTGGCACAGATTGAAGGCTGCCAGGGTCCCATGCAGATGCGTCTTATCCCAACACTGATCAGCATAATGCAGGCCCCCCCTGACAAGATCCCCTCTGGACTCTGTGCT ACATCCATAGACATCCTGACCACAGTTGTACGCAACACCAAACCACCTCTGTCAGAGATGCTGGTGTGCCAAGCATTCCCTGTGGTGGCACAGTGCACCTTACGGACAGATGACAACACGATAATGCAG AACGGCGGTGAGTGTCTGCGGGCATATGTCTCCGTTGCCCTCGAGCAGATCGCTCAGTGGCGGGACGAACAGGGGAACAGCGGCCTCTGGTACGTCATGCAGGTGGTTAACCAATTGTTGGATCCCCGGACCTCTGAGTTTACAGCTGCGTTTGTGGGAAGGTTGGTGTCCACTCTAATCTCTCGGGCAGGAACCGAACTTGGGGAACAGCTGGACCAAATCCTCAGAGCAATTCTAAGCAAGATGCAGCAAGCTGAGACTCTGAGTGTCATGCAG TCTCTTATCATGGTGTTCGCCCACCTGGTCCACTCCCAGCTGGAGCCACTGCTGGAGTTCTTGTGCAGTCTGCCCGGACCAACGGGTAAACCTGCCCTGGAGTTTGTCATGACTGAGTGGATGAGCAGGCAGCACCTTTTCTATGGACAGTACGAGGGTAAAGTCAG CACGGTTGCACTCTGTAAGCTGCTGCAGCATGGCCTCAATACTGACGACAAACGTCTCCAGGACATTGCAGTGAAAGGAGAAGAGATCTTTAATCCCGAAGATGGCATCCGGACACGATCCAAATCTGCCAAGA ACCCTGATCAGTGGACCAACATTCCTTTGCTAGTGAAGATCTTTAAACTGATCATCAATGAGTTATCGACTGTAGTGGAGGCAAATGCCAGCAGGGCAAACCCAGCAGACTGGAGCCAAG ATTCCAGCGGTATGTGGGAGGagcaag